DNA sequence from the Brachybacterium avium genome:
CGTCCCGTACAGCGAGATGGTGGGATCCTCGCCTCCGAGCCGGGCCAGGGCCTTCTGTGCCTTCTCGACTTCGTCCGCCGCCGAGGAGCCCTTCATGGCCAGCAGCGAACCACCATCGGCCACCAGGGGCAGCGTCCAGCGGGCCAGCTTGTCCAGGGCCGCGACGGCGCGAGCGGTCACCACGTCGAAGCTGCGCCGGCCGTGCAGGTCCTCCGCCCGGGTCCGCAGCACCTCGAGGCCGAGACCCAGCTCGGCATCGACCTCCTCGAGCCAGCTGGTGCGACGCTGCATCGTCTCGATCAGGGTGACCTGCAGGTGCGGGCGCGCGATCGCGATCACCACACCGGGCAGGCCGGCCCCTGAGCCGACGTCGGCGAGGGTGGAGACGGAATGGTCAAGAGCATCGATCGCGTCGACCATCAGCGCGCAGTTGAGCAGGTGCCGTTCCCAGAGCCGATCGACCTCGCGCGGGCCGATCAGGCCGCGCTCGGGCCCCTGCTCGGCCAGCATCGCGACGTAGCGCTCGGCGAGCTCGAGGCGGTCTCCGAAGAGACGCTCGGCCGT
Encoded proteins:
- the rsmG gene encoding 16S rRNA (guanine(527)-N(7))-methyltransferase RsmG, which gives rise to MHPLPDTLRPTAERLFGDRLELAERYVAMLAEQGPERGLIGPREVDRLWERHLLNCALMVDAIDALDHSVSTLADVGSGAGLPGVVIAIARPHLQVTLIETMQRRTSWLEEVDAELGLGLEVLRTRAEDLHGRRSFDVVTARAVAALDKLARWTLPLVADGGSLLAMKGSSAADEVEKAQKALARLGGEDPTISLYGTGEVEVPTTVVQVRRRAKATRKGDARG